Proteins encoded in a region of the Geobacillus genomosp. 3 genome:
- a CDS encoding ABC transporter ATP-binding protein gives MAFLELVEATKSYDGQKNVVENVDVAIESGEFFVLVGPSGCGKSTILRLIAGLESLTSGYVVIDGQVANDWPPHARRLSMVFQNYALYPHLTVEQNMRLALQAQRVPKEEQLKRCLEAAEMLGLTDVLQRKPRELSGGQRQRVALGRAIVAGTPLCLMDEPLSNLDAKLRAKMRSELRRLQRQLGMTVIYVTHDQTEAMTMADRMMILHDGRPQQIGSPLDVYNSPDNTFVASFIGTPPMNLTDAYVLEHSLLLQGERPIRLERRPLPKAERVIVGIRPEHIRQAELGEGHMTAKVSHIEWLGSETIVMFELAKHLHWTARWHGQWNMRPGEMVSLAFDERALLFFNERGERISPPAIKREEVWIGP, from the coding sequence ATGGCATTTCTAGAGTTGGTTGAGGCGACGAAGTCGTATGATGGCCAAAAAAACGTGGTCGAGAATGTGGATGTTGCGATTGAATCAGGGGAATTTTTTGTTCTTGTCGGCCCGTCTGGATGTGGCAAAAGCACGATTTTGCGGCTGATCGCGGGTCTTGAGTCGCTGACATCGGGATACGTGGTGATTGATGGACAAGTGGCGAACGATTGGCCCCCTCACGCCCGCCGATTATCGATGGTCTTTCAAAACTACGCGTTATATCCGCATTTGACCGTGGAGCAAAATATGCGCCTTGCCCTGCAGGCGCAAAGAGTGCCGAAAGAGGAACAACTAAAACGTTGCCTGGAAGCGGCGGAAATGCTCGGGCTGACGGATGTGTTGCAACGGAAGCCGAGGGAATTATCGGGAGGACAACGTCAGCGCGTCGCCCTAGGACGAGCGATCGTTGCGGGGACGCCGCTATGTTTAATGGATGAGCCACTTTCCAATTTAGATGCCAAACTGCGGGCGAAAATGCGGAGTGAGCTTCGCCGTTTGCAGCGTCAGCTCGGCATGACCGTTATTTATGTCACTCACGATCAAACAGAAGCGATGACAATGGCGGATCGGATGATGATTTTGCATGACGGCCGTCCGCAGCAGATTGGCAGTCCACTTGATGTATACAATAGCCCTGATAATACATTTGTGGCCTCGTTTATCGGAACACCGCCGATGAATTTAACGGACGCGTATGTGCTCGAACATTCCCTTTTATTGCAAGGCGAACGGCCGATTCGCCTCGAGCGCCGTCCCCTGCCAAAGGCGGAACGGGTGATTGTAGGAATCCGGCCGGAACATATTCGTCAGGCGGAACTCGGGGAAGGACATATGACAGCTAAAGTCAGCCATATCGAATGGCTTGGCAGTGAAACGATTGTAATGTTTGAGTTGGCGAAACATCTCCATTGGACCGCGCGATGGCACGGGCAATGGAACATGAGACCGGGAGAAATGGTGTCATTGGCGTTTGATGAGCGGGCGCTGCTCTTTTTTAATGAACGAGGGGAACGAATCAGCCCGCCGGCCATCAAAAGGGAGGAGGTGTGGATCGGCCCATGA